From a region of the Aeoliella mucimassa genome:
- a CDS encoding ExbD/TolR family protein yields MPVQIKKGISASTLSLTPLIDVVFLLLIFFLVATRFEEEERSLAVNLPKASAAQPTMFEGKEIFVTINAEGDYFIEGKQFSAASLETELKNLYENNPGKQRVTIRADQDSRTANAVAVINACNKANIRDYNIATE; encoded by the coding sequence ATGCCTGTTCAAATCAAAAAAGGAATCTCGGCCAGCACCCTGAGCCTGACTCCGCTGATCGATGTGGTGTTCCTGCTGCTGATCTTCTTTCTGGTCGCAACGCGATTCGAGGAAGAAGAACGCAGCCTGGCGGTGAATCTGCCGAAGGCGAGCGCCGCGCAGCCGACCATGTTCGAGGGGAAAGAGATTTTTGTCACCATCAACGCCGAAGGCGACTACTTTATCGAGGGCAAGCAATTCTCGGCGGCCTCGCTGGAAACCGAGCTGAAAAATCTCTACGAGAACAACCCTGGCAAGCAGCGAGTGACCATTCGCGCCGACCAGGACTCACGCACCGCCAACGCGGTGGCCGTGATCAACGCATGTAACAAGGCGAATATCCGCGATTACAACATCGCTACCGAATAG
- a CDS encoding MotA/TolQ/ExbB proton channel family protein, giving the protein MNRFFAYLLVGLVATFLLASTTTWAQQGGSQESPSNDRASEVLSGPTDSEVAAEQPVSDVPTVRMFDLLTKGGWLMAPIVLMSILVVAIGIERAFGLRESRIIPEELVQQLGKLAESSVFDPRQAYQLCQRYPSSAARVVRAMLLKVGRPHAEVETTVANACQAESDSLYSNVRTLNLAASVTPLLGLLGTVWGMIQAFFVTANLPESSNKGEALAQGIYVALVTTFAGLAVAIPAAVLAHFFEGRILRLLRNVESLAASLLPQVERYEGKLRLDKQRLESEPEKSKSTAPHMQPTPAKN; this is encoded by the coding sequence ATGAATCGATTTTTCGCGTACCTGTTGGTTGGTCTCGTGGCGACCTTCCTGCTCGCGTCGACCACCACCTGGGCCCAACAGGGCGGTTCGCAGGAGAGCCCCTCGAACGATCGGGCGAGCGAGGTGCTGAGTGGCCCCACCGACTCGGAAGTGGCCGCCGAGCAGCCAGTTTCCGACGTGCCGACCGTACGCATGTTCGATCTGCTGACCAAAGGGGGCTGGCTGATGGCCCCGATCGTGCTAATGTCGATCCTGGTGGTCGCCATCGGCATCGAGCGTGCCTTCGGGCTGCGAGAGTCGCGGATCATCCCCGAGGAACTTGTGCAGCAACTCGGCAAGCTCGCCGAATCGAGCGTGTTCGACCCGCGCCAGGCGTATCAGCTCTGCCAGCGATATCCCAGCTCGGCCGCCAGAGTGGTCCGCGCGATGTTGCTGAAGGTAGGCCGCCCGCACGCGGAAGTCGAAACCACCGTGGCCAACGCCTGTCAGGCCGAGAGCGACTCGCTGTACTCCAACGTACGCACCCTGAACCTGGCAGCCAGCGTCACCCCGCTGCTAGGCCTGCTGGGTACCGTGTGGGGCATGATTCAGGCGTTCTTTGTCACGGCCAACCTGCCGGAATCGTCGAACAAAGGCGAAGCCTTGGCGCAAGGCATTTACGTCGCGCTGGTCACCACGTTTGCCGGCCTGGCAGTGGCGATCCCCGCTGCGGTGTTGGCTCACTTTTTTGAGGGTCGCATCTTGCGGCTGCTGCGGAATGTCGAGAGCCTGGCCGCATCGCTGTTGCCGCAGGTGGAGCGTTACGAAGGCAAATTGCGACTCGATAAGCAGCGCCTGGAAAGCGAGCCGGAGAAGTCGAAATCGACCGCCCCGCATATGCAGCCAACGCCGGCGAAGAATTAA
- a CDS encoding tetratricopeptide repeat protein — protein MALFPLAVSFLLLGAQASLGQSSADAIENYNLAARYQKLEQYDLALTEWQRLATKHADDALAASGWHHAGVCQFQLGKYPEAIQSFETFLKKYPKHELTEATLTNMGLAAYNQAQALEGNPANTAYQQAVAAFDRLRKEFPTSKLAPQADYYRAESLYALGQTENAVKAYREWLQKHGDSPLAGDVRLALSVALNETGDADEAIKSLETLLSTNPEPVVAGEALVRLGDALSAAGRYQEAATRYGEALTKGDALMDANFARSARASALFNAGEYQQAAEAYEQLGDVASAGKALYQAQSYAQAAEKLGTAYQAKPEDADLAHWWVRALIEASSAEKALAAADQALAKTSSPELMLAKADAMYALDNQRAASVDVYAAAAAAGEGEVAAEGFYLAAATALELQDFAKAKQYAEQVIAKYGDSSFVGDAQLTLAEAQLRAGEAQAAATTFAELLKSADDEHRLAWSVRKAWAHSTAGDEQAVLTTLQPLNAAADSSDGQQAQFLVGRANYRLKQYPQAIEALKAVAALDPPSNWTAEAKLITGRSQAAAGELDAAIASLTSLIDSQPEATMLAQAYYRRGEANEKAGNAEAAIADYDQVVATAAKHPLAPYAGYRAARLLLNSDQAAAAAERFAKLATEYPDHALAREGQMGQASSLAQAGKHTEALKALAGMDGKNPQVALARGTSLAGLEKWDEAIAALTTATTAGDEFTDRDRAWYELGWAYREAKKPAESQQAFTKLAEQFADSPLARDAMFRIGESHYEAGEFPAAAEWFAKSADGNMSDPELHEKALHMLAWARFKDKKYDQAADSFEVQMQAYPTASLAADAKWMRGESLFALEEYEKALAAYDEAKADKPTAQSLAPLGMLHAGQAANQLKQWDQAVAWLKKANADYPDYAGQSEVEYELGWALAKQNKPDEAMPLLLKVADRDTSPLGARARFVTGELQFAAKDYEPAIRSFFRVAYGYGDRQAPEAYHNWQAESLFEAARCLEQLDRSSAAKKVYAELVERFPEHSKAELAKNRLNSLGGT, from the coding sequence TTGGCACTTTTCCCGCTAGCTGTAAGCTTTTTACTGCTTGGGGCCCAAGCCTCGCTGGGGCAATCGTCGGCCGACGCGATCGAGAATTACAATCTCGCGGCCCGCTACCAGAAGCTCGAGCAGTACGATCTGGCGCTCACCGAATGGCAACGCCTGGCCACCAAGCATGCCGACGACGCGCTCGCGGCCAGCGGTTGGCACCATGCGGGTGTGTGCCAGTTTCAACTGGGTAAGTACCCCGAAGCGATTCAATCGTTCGAAACTTTTCTGAAAAAATATCCCAAGCATGAGCTGACCGAAGCGACGCTCACCAACATGGGGCTGGCCGCTTACAACCAGGCCCAGGCGCTCGAAGGCAACCCGGCGAACACCGCTTACCAGCAGGCGGTTGCCGCGTTCGATCGGCTGCGTAAGGAGTTCCCCACTAGCAAGCTCGCCCCGCAGGCCGACTATTACCGGGCCGAGTCGCTGTACGCTTTGGGGCAAACCGAGAACGCGGTAAAGGCCTACCGCGAATGGCTTCAGAAGCATGGCGACAGTCCCTTGGCAGGCGACGTGCGATTAGCGTTGTCGGTGGCCTTGAACGAAACCGGCGACGCCGACGAGGCAATCAAGTCGCTCGAGACGCTACTGTCCACTAACCCCGAACCTGTCGTCGCTGGCGAAGCGCTCGTGCGCCTGGGCGATGCCCTCTCGGCCGCGGGTCGTTATCAGGAAGCCGCCACACGTTACGGCGAAGCCCTGACGAAGGGCGACGCGCTGATGGACGCCAACTTTGCCCGCTCGGCCCGAGCCAGCGCCCTGTTCAACGCCGGCGAGTACCAACAAGCCGCAGAGGCCTACGAGCAACTTGGCGACGTCGCCTCGGCTGGCAAAGCCCTCTACCAAGCTCAGTCGTACGCCCAGGCGGCCGAGAAACTTGGCACTGCCTACCAGGCCAAGCCAGAAGATGCCGACCTGGCCCACTGGTGGGTCCGGGCGCTGATCGAAGCCAGCTCGGCCGAAAAGGCCTTGGCGGCCGCCGACCAGGCGCTGGCCAAAACCAGCTCGCCCGAATTGATGCTGGCCAAGGCCGATGCGATGTATGCCCTCGATAACCAGCGAGCCGCGTCGGTAGATGTCTACGCAGCGGCCGCAGCGGCCGGCGAAGGCGAAGTGGCCGCCGAGGGATTCTACCTGGCAGCCGCGACCGCGCTGGAATTGCAGGACTTTGCCAAGGCCAAGCAATACGCCGAGCAAGTGATCGCCAAGTATGGCGATTCGAGCTTTGTCGGCGACGCCCAACTCACCCTGGCCGAGGCCCAGCTGCGAGCCGGCGAGGCTCAGGCAGCTGCAACCACGTTTGCCGAGCTACTGAAGTCGGCCGACGACGAGCATCGCCTGGCCTGGAGCGTTCGCAAAGCGTGGGCCCATAGTACCGCTGGCGACGAGCAAGCAGTGCTCACCACGCTCCAACCGCTCAACGCAGCGGCCGACAGCAGCGATGGCCAGCAGGCCCAGTTCCTCGTGGGTCGCGCGAATTACCGCCTCAAACAGTATCCTCAGGCGATCGAAGCCCTGAAAGCAGTCGCCGCGCTCGATCCTCCGAGCAACTGGACCGCTGAAGCCAAGTTGATTACTGGCCGCTCGCAAGCCGCCGCTGGGGAGTTGGATGCAGCGATCGCTTCGCTAACGTCGCTCATCGACTCGCAGCCCGAAGCCACGATGCTGGCCCAGGCCTATTACCGACGGGGCGAAGCCAACGAGAAAGCGGGCAACGCCGAAGCGGCCATCGCCGATTACGACCAGGTGGTAGCCACCGCAGCCAAGCACCCGCTGGCTCCGTACGCCGGCTATCGCGCGGCACGATTGCTGCTCAACAGCGATCAGGCCGCCGCGGCCGCGGAGCGGTTTGCCAAGCTAGCGACCGAATACCCCGATCACGCCCTCGCCCGCGAAGGGCAGATGGGGCAAGCCAGTTCGCTGGCTCAGGCCGGCAAGCATACCGAAGCGCTGAAAGCTTTGGCCGGCATGGATGGCAAGAATCCTCAGGTCGCCTTGGCCCGCGGCACCAGCCTGGCCGGCCTTGAGAAATGGGACGAAGCTATCGCCGCACTCACCACTGCCACCACCGCCGGCGACGAGTTTACCGATCGCGATCGGGCGTGGTACGAGCTCGGCTGGGCCTATCGCGAAGCGAAGAAACCGGCCGAATCGCAACAGGCGTTCACGAAGCTGGCCGAACAGTTTGCCGACAGCCCACTGGCTCGCGACGCGATGTTCCGCATCGGCGAGTCGCACTACGAAGCAGGCGAGTTCCCTGCGGCCGCGGAGTGGTTTGCCAAATCGGCCGATGGCAACATGAGCGATCCCGAGCTGCACGAGAAGGCGCTGCACATGCTGGCCTGGGCTCGCTTCAAGGACAAGAAATACGATCAGGCCGCCGATAGCTTCGAAGTGCAAATGCAGGCGTACCCCACCGCATCGCTGGCGGCCGACGCCAAGTGGATGCGGGGCGAGTCGCTCTTTGCCCTGGAAGAATACGAGAAAGCCTTGGCCGCGTACGACGAGGCCAAGGCCGACAAGCCCACGGCCCAGTCACTCGCCCCGCTCGGCATGCTTCACGCCGGGCAAGCGGCCAATCAGCTCAAGCAATGGGATCAAGCAGTCGCGTGGCTCAAGAAAGCTAACGCCGACTATCCCGACTACGCCGGGCAGAGCGAAGTGGAGTACGAACTCGGCTGGGCCTTGGCCAAGCAGAATAAGCCGGACGAAGCGATGCCGCTGCTGCTGAAAGTGGCCGACCGCGATACCTCGCCGCTCGGCGCCCGGGCGCGATTCGTCACCGGCGAATTGCAGTTCGCCGCGAAGGACTACGAGCCGGCGATTCGCAGCTTCTTCCGCGTTGCTTACGGTTATGGCGACCGCCAGGCCCCCGAGGCCTACCACAACTGGCAGGCCGAATCGCTGTTCGAAGCCGCGCGGTGCCTGGAACAACTCGACCGCAGTTCGGCAGCCAAAAAGGTGTACGCGGAGCTAGTGGAACGCTTCCCCGAGCACTCCAAGGCCGAGCTTGCCAAGAACCGGCTGAACAGTTTAGGGGGCACTTAG
- a CDS encoding prepilin-type N-terminal cleavage/methylation domain-containing protein: protein MSYHLLGAVVRTRPARRRVGFTLVEMLVAITITLVMMATVVGVFATLSSSVTKRQAVIEVNNQVRQVRNTLQRDLAGITCPTLPWTKPESNAGYFEYIEGIHCDFFPSDLTDDLSSNPIPGEIDHASSTLPASNTNFALSNPGWVTDGGGLGDYDDVLAFTSRNEKEPFSGPAPKNNVNTNDNDDINQQNPFANWGSQAITSPVAEVIWFCVENPAVDTGGYFGTSSEQGFRTIYRRTLLVAPWLNYYYNVDDAGNKSRPGVLRILTNLADETSDQAEALAALIAFQERYDISARIEFDHSINAPDGCWTIKANTLADLTKRENRYEHHGFAGDASSGSRNFPFVMVSAGGGSTSSVRFIVDRELSGGGASANPRAGSSNEVLGFDVRTGGGYPIRPLAILDGGSTARAVVNEPGPAANGLGQVVHLTTGLVPLSITGPNQSRRGNDLMLSDVLGFDVRVYDPQSPIYALNPNGSAVQNGDSVDPATDITSVDAGDVGWRFALNSSDPMQVGEGAFVDLGYLELHELDARRWGVNLSNLPFTISSPYAGLPHAKSKLNDARLTRVYDTWSFSYENDGVNQDGDDLNGVPMVDEGTDGFDSFTWYDMDGDGSNDSWTKLLGADDMAERETSPPYPAPLRAVQVSLRVYEPDSGQIREVTVRQHFVPE from the coding sequence TTGTCTTATCATTTGCTTGGCGCTGTCGTTCGTACGCGGCCCGCGCGTCGACGGGTCGGTTTCACCTTGGTGGAAATGCTGGTTGCCATCACGATCACGCTAGTGATGATGGCTACCGTCGTGGGGGTGTTCGCCACGCTCAGTTCGAGTGTGACGAAGCGGCAAGCCGTGATTGAAGTGAACAATCAAGTCCGCCAGGTACGCAATACACTGCAGCGCGACCTCGCTGGTATCACCTGTCCTACGCTCCCTTGGACCAAGCCGGAATCGAACGCAGGATACTTTGAATACATCGAAGGCATTCACTGCGACTTCTTCCCCAGTGACCTGACTGATGACTTGAGTTCGAATCCGATCCCTGGCGAAATCGACCATGCCAGCTCCACGCTGCCAGCCAGCAACACGAACTTCGCTCTGAGCAACCCCGGTTGGGTGACCGACGGCGGTGGACTCGGCGACTACGACGACGTGCTCGCGTTCACATCGCGCAACGAAAAAGAACCTTTCAGCGGCCCCGCGCCGAAGAACAATGTTAATACCAATGACAACGACGACATAAACCAACAAAATCCATTTGCCAATTGGGGATCGCAGGCAATCACGTCGCCGGTGGCCGAAGTCATTTGGTTTTGTGTGGAGAATCCGGCCGTCGATACCGGTGGTTACTTCGGCACCAGTTCGGAGCAAGGGTTCCGTACTATTTACCGTCGTACGCTGCTGGTGGCCCCCTGGCTCAACTACTACTACAACGTCGACGATGCTGGCAATAAGAGCCGACCCGGCGTGCTACGAATCCTTACCAACCTGGCCGACGAAACAAGCGACCAGGCCGAAGCCCTGGCCGCGTTGATTGCGTTTCAAGAGCGGTACGATATTTCCGCCCGCATTGAGTTCGATCATTCGATCAATGCCCCCGATGGCTGTTGGACCATCAAAGCCAACACGTTGGCCGATCTAACGAAACGCGAAAACCGCTACGAACACCACGGTTTCGCTGGCGACGCCAGCTCCGGCAGTCGCAATTTCCCGTTCGTCATGGTCTCGGCCGGCGGCGGATCGACTAGTAGTGTTCGCTTTATCGTCGATCGCGAGCTGAGTGGCGGAGGAGCTTCTGCCAATCCTCGTGCCGGATCGAGCAACGAAGTGCTCGGTTTTGATGTGCGTACGGGCGGTGGCTACCCAATTCGTCCCCTCGCCATCCTCGATGGCGGCAGCACTGCCCGTGCAGTGGTGAATGAACCGGGCCCGGCAGCGAACGGATTGGGCCAGGTGGTGCATCTAACTACTGGGCTGGTTCCGCTGAGCATCACGGGACCCAATCAAAGCCGCCGCGGCAACGACCTGATGCTGAGCGACGTCTTAGGCTTCGACGTGCGAGTTTACGATCCACAGTCTCCCATCTATGCACTCAATCCCAATGGTTCTGCAGTTCAAAATGGTGATTCCGTGGATCCTGCTACCGATATCACTTCGGTCGATGCGGGGGACGTGGGGTGGCGTTTTGCCCTTAACTCAAGCGATCCCATGCAGGTCGGCGAGGGAGCCTTTGTTGATCTTGGGTACCTAGAACTGCACGAACTGGACGCGCGGCGGTGGGGTGTGAACCTATCAAATCTCCCCTTCACCATCTCCTCTCCTTATGCTGGTTTGCCTCACGCGAAGTCGAAACTCAACGACGCGCGCCTGACCCGCGTGTACGATACCTGGAGCTTTAGCTACGAGAACGACGGGGTGAACCAAGACGGTGACGACCTGAACGGCGTACCGATGGTCGACGAGGGGACCGACGGGTTCGACAGCTTCACCTGGTACGATATGGATGGCGATGGATCGAACGATTCGTGGACCAAGTTGTTAGGGGCCGACGACATGGCCGAGCGCGAGACCTCGCCCCCCTACCCTGCTCCGCTTCGCGCGGTGCAAGTATCGCTTCGCGTCTACGAACCCGACAGCGGCCAGATTCGCGAAGTCACGGTGCGTCAGCACTTTGTTCCCGAATAG
- a CDS encoding 3-keto-disaccharide hydrolase: MRTLFASMVVLCWLASGVALAELPAPDAWQPNWLTLQDDQTSDDEEPKNDAPKIACWLDKEMIAEGWLQLSNDASMFGWQATNDEGWTLCANHQMYYEGQEKGWLMTTTEWTDFELVVDYTCNDEQVNSGVFIRSKLEPENPTSDCYEVNIAPESNDYPTGSIVGHARGKYEPDQLASLGGKDNQVHRLEITANGPQIVVKRDGKLVCDYVDNSPAPRLKGRIGLQYKEGVVHFRRVLLKPLNTKPIFNGKDLTGWKTDLAGPAEFSVTKAGEMQVLGGSGQAESTAVYGDFVLQYECKVNGDGANSGVFFRSIPGDKMNGYECQVQNTYVDGDRTQPKDCGTGGIYRRVNARLVNASDHEWFTTTVHADGPHIGTWVNGLQVVDWTDTRKPDDNPRRGLRTEAGTFCLQAHDPTTNLLFRNMRVQSMITQH, translated from the coding sequence ATGCGTACTCTGTTTGCTTCTATGGTCGTACTCTGCTGGCTTGCGTCCGGCGTAGCCTTGGCCGAACTGCCTGCTCCGGATGCATGGCAACCGAATTGGCTCACGCTGCAAGACGATCAAACGTCGGACGACGAAGAGCCTAAAAACGACGCTCCTAAAATCGCCTGTTGGCTCGACAAAGAGATGATCGCCGAGGGATGGCTGCAGTTGAGTAATGATGCGTCGATGTTTGGATGGCAGGCAACGAACGACGAGGGTTGGACGCTCTGCGCCAATCATCAAATGTACTATGAAGGGCAGGAAAAAGGCTGGTTGATGACCACCACCGAGTGGACCGACTTTGAATTGGTAGTCGATTACACTTGTAACGACGAGCAAGTGAACAGCGGAGTGTTTATTCGCAGCAAGCTTGAGCCTGAGAATCCCACGAGCGACTGCTACGAAGTGAACATCGCTCCCGAGTCGAACGACTACCCCACCGGTAGTATCGTCGGTCATGCGCGCGGTAAGTACGAGCCGGACCAGCTGGCCTCGTTAGGGGGGAAAGATAATCAGGTGCATCGCCTGGAGATCACCGCGAATGGCCCGCAAATCGTGGTGAAGCGGGATGGCAAACTCGTGTGCGACTACGTCGATAACAGCCCAGCCCCACGACTCAAGGGACGCATCGGTCTGCAGTACAAAGAAGGGGTGGTGCACTTCCGCCGTGTGCTGCTCAAACCGCTAAACACCAAGCCGATCTTCAATGGCAAGGACCTTACCGGGTGGAAGACCGACCTCGCGGGGCCTGCTGAGTTTTCGGTAACCAAAGCAGGCGAGATGCAGGTGCTCGGAGGCTCGGGCCAGGCGGAGTCGACTGCTGTGTATGGCGATTTCGTGCTGCAATACGAGTGCAAAGTCAACGGCGACGGGGCCAACTCCGGCGTGTTCTTTCGCTCGATCCCCGGCGACAAAATGAACGGCTACGAGTGCCAAGTGCAGAACACCTACGTCGATGGCGACCGCACCCAGCCTAAGGACTGCGGAACCGGCGGCATCTACCGCCGGGTGAACGCGCGGCTGGTGAATGCTAGCGACCACGAGTGGTTCACCACCACCGTGCACGCCGACGGCCCGCACATCGGGACTTGGGTGAACGGACTGCAGGTGGTCGACTGGACCGACACCCGCAAGCCCGACGACAATCCTCGGCGCGGACTGCGGACCGAAGCGGGCACGTTTTGCTTGCAAGCACACGACCCGACCACCAACTTGCTGTTCCGCAACATGCGCGTGCAGTCCATGATTACCCAGCATTGA
- a CDS encoding response regulator, whose product MKTVFTTGEAAKICKVSQQTIIRCFDSGQLKGFRVPGSRFRRIPRDQLYSFMRDNGIPTDALDSGKRKILIVDDDEDLVDLLVDHFERDGRFDVRSVNNGFGAGMMIKEFGPDLVVLDVMLPDINGMEVCQLVRSDKSMDEVRIICISGMVEQDRIQQLRDAGANDFMKKPFDIDALSTRVCQLLEIESASPN is encoded by the coding sequence ATGAAAACCGTGTTCACAACTGGCGAGGCCGCGAAGATTTGCAAGGTCAGCCAGCAAACCATCATTCGCTGCTTCGACTCGGGACAGCTCAAGGGGTTCCGCGTACCGGGTAGCCGCTTCCGTCGCATTCCTCGCGACCAGCTGTACTCGTTCATGCGCGACAACGGCATTCCGACCGACGCTCTGGATAGTGGCAAACGCAAGATTCTGATCGTCGACGACGACGAGGATCTGGTAGACCTGCTGGTCGATCACTTTGAGCGCGACGGACGCTTCGACGTGCGTAGCGTTAACAACGGGTTCGGCGCCGGCATGATGATCAAAGAGTTCGGCCCCGACCTGGTGGTGCTCGACGTGATGCTGCCCGATATCAACGGCATGGAAGTATGCCAGTTGGTGCGGAGCGACAAGTCGATGGACGAAGTTCGCATCATCTGCATCTCGGGTATGGTCGAGCAGGATCGCATTCAGCAACTCCGCGACGCGGGCGCGAACGACTTCATGAAGAAGCCGTTTGATATCGACGCCTTGTCGACCCGAGTGTGTCAGTTGCTCGAAATCGAATCGGCTTCGCCTAACTAA